Proteins encoded within one genomic window of Anser cygnoides isolate HZ-2024a breed goose chromosome 35, Taihu_goose_T2T_genome, whole genome shotgun sequence:
- the LOC125181532 gene encoding butyrophilin subfamily 1 member A1-like isoform X2, whose product MGLTSDCGRSNHTGHAKGLLTSLVTFLLLRLGSVHQYRNGEDLYGEQMEAYVGRTELARDGLSAGHLDLRITGLRPSDDGQYVCTVEDAYNEAIVELEVSATGTDPHLSLAGYEAVGVRVLCRSAGWYPLPQLLWRDARGQHLPSVSQTHSQDQEGLFEIEGTIIVTGSVEGPLSCVVRSSRLQQERELSLHIAAPFFHNAQPWKVALALVLVLLSVSIGLGVYLFQKKAAQSRELAAKKDAKLVKQAAEIEEKDSRLAEQAAELEKQAAELAWRSCLLPQNRVKVTLDPHTAHPLLVLSQDHMSVKWESTWQQVPDTPERFGCWCCTLGREEFREGRHCWEVEEEGERGKYSRWAVGVARASVKRKKWIDMSPEGGIWAVQYKEGQLMSLTSPPTPLSLSPVPTRIWVCLDCTQQQVSFINADNGVEIFTFTAATFNGENIRPWFLLWSQGIQLCLRDSTPQTLSPALGGSCPSPATPASPLLGPAGAAQK is encoded by the exons ATGGGGCTCACCAGCGACTGCGGCCGCTCCAACCACACCGGCCATGCCAAGGGCCTGCTGACTTCCCTTGTcactttcctcctcctccggctgGGCTCAG TGCACCAGTACCGCAATGGAGAGGACCTGTACGGGGAGCAGATGGAGGCATATGTCGGGAGGACAGAGTTGGCCAGAGATGGTCTCTCTGCTGGACACCTGGACTTGCGAATCACGGGGCTGAGACCCTCTGATGATGGCCAGTACGTCTGCACTGTGGAAGATGCTTATAATGAAGCCATTGTGGAGCTGGAGGTGTCAG CCACAGGCACTGACCCCCACCTCTCCCTGGCGGGCTACGAGGCCGTAGGTGTCCGGGTGCTGTGTCGATCGGCCGGCTGGTACCCGCTGCCGCAGCTGCTGTGGAGGGATGCTCGTGGGCAGCACCTGCCCTCGGTCTCCCAGACACATTCCCAGGACCAGGAGGGGCTCTTTGAAATCGAAGGCACCATCATCGTGACCGGGAGCGTGGAGGGGCCCTTGTCCTGCGTGGTCAGGAGCAGCCGCCTCCAGCAGGAGCGGGAATTGTCCCTGCACATCGCAG CTCCCTTTTTCCACAACGCCCAGCCCTGGAAGGTGGCTCTGGCTCTGGTCCTCGTGCTTTTGTCTGTGTCCATTGGCCTCGGTGTTTAtctctttcaaaagaaag CGGCACAGAGCCGAGAGCTGG CAGCAAAAAAGGATGCAAAGCTGG tgaaaCAAGCTGCAGAGATAG aggaaaaagattCAAGACTGG CCGAACAAGCTGCCGAGCTGG agaaacaagctgcagagctgg CATGGAGAAGTTGTCTTCTGCCTCAAAATAGAG tgaAGGTGACCCTGGATCCGCACACGGCTCATCCCCTGCTTGTCCTGTCTCAGGACCACATGAGTGTGAAATGGGAAAGTACATGGCAGCAGGTGCCTGACACGCCGGAGAGATTTGGCTGTTGGTGCTGCACGCTGGGCCGTGAGGAGTTCAGAGAGGGGAGGCACTgctgggaggtggaggaggagggggagaggggaaagtaTTCACGGTGGGCTGTGGGAGTGGCCAGGGCATctgtgaagaggaagaaatggatCGACATGAGCCCCGAAGGAGGGATCTGGGCTGTGCAGTACAAAGAGGGGCAGCTCATGTCTCTCAcatctcctcccacccccttgtccctgtcccctgtccccacgaGGATCTGGGTCTGTCTCGACTGTACCCAGCAGCAGGTGTCTTTTATCAACGCTGACAACGGGGTGGAGATCTTCACTTTCACAGCAGCCACCTTCAATGGGGAGAACATCCGCCCCTGGTTCCTGTTGTGGTCACAGGGAATTCAGCTGTGCCTGAGGGACAGCACCCCCCagaccctgtccccagccctggggggctcctgcccttctccagcCACTCCTGCATCACCTCTCCTtggtcctgcaggagcagcacagaaatga
- the LOC125181532 gene encoding butyrophilin subfamily 1 member A1-like isoform X1, which yields MGLTSDCGRSNHTGHAKGLLTSLVTFLLLRLGSAQLRVVGPDHPLTATVGQDVVLPCHLSPRKDARTLEVRWIRDDLSETVHQYRNGEDLYGEQMEAYVGRTELARDGLSAGHLDLRITGLRPSDDGQYVCTVEDAYNEAIVELEVSATGTDPHLSLAGYEAVGVRVLCRSAGWYPLPQLLWRDARGQHLPSVSQTHSQDQEGLFEIEGTIIVTGSVEGPLSCVVRSSRLQQERELSLHIAAPFFHNAQPWKVALALVLVLLSVSIGLGVYLFQKKAAQSRELAAKKDAKLVKQAAEIEEKDSRLAEQAAELEKQAAELAWRSCLLPQNRVKVTLDPHTAHPLLVLSQDHMSVKWESTWQQVPDTPERFGCWCCTLGREEFREGRHCWEVEEEGERGKYSRWAVGVARASVKRKKWIDMSPEGGIWAVQYKEGQLMSLTSPPTPLSLSPVPTRIWVCLDCTQQQVSFINADNGVEIFTFTAATFNGENIRPWFLLWSQGIQLCLRDSTPQTLSPALGGSCPSPATPASPLLGPAGAAQK from the exons ATGGGGCTCACCAGCGACTGCGGCCGCTCCAACCACACCGGCCATGCCAAGGGCCTGCTGACTTCCCTTGTcactttcctcctcctccggctgGGCTCAG cccagctcagagtGGTGGGACCAGACCATCCTCTCACTGCCACCGTGGGGCAGGAtgttgtgctgccctgccacttGTCCCCTCGCAAGGATGCTCGCACCTTGGAGGTCAGGTGGATCCGGGATGATTTGTCTGAGACAGTGCACCAGTACCGCAATGGAGAGGACCTGTACGGGGAGCAGATGGAGGCATATGTCGGGAGGACAGAGTTGGCCAGAGATGGTCTCTCTGCTGGACACCTGGACTTGCGAATCACGGGGCTGAGACCCTCTGATGATGGCCAGTACGTCTGCACTGTGGAAGATGCTTATAATGAAGCCATTGTGGAGCTGGAGGTGTCAG CCACAGGCACTGACCCCCACCTCTCCCTGGCGGGCTACGAGGCCGTAGGTGTCCGGGTGCTGTGTCGATCGGCCGGCTGGTACCCGCTGCCGCAGCTGCTGTGGAGGGATGCTCGTGGGCAGCACCTGCCCTCGGTCTCCCAGACACATTCCCAGGACCAGGAGGGGCTCTTTGAAATCGAAGGCACCATCATCGTGACCGGGAGCGTGGAGGGGCCCTTGTCCTGCGTGGTCAGGAGCAGCCGCCTCCAGCAGGAGCGGGAATTGTCCCTGCACATCGCAG CTCCCTTTTTCCACAACGCCCAGCCCTGGAAGGTGGCTCTGGCTCTGGTCCTCGTGCTTTTGTCTGTGTCCATTGGCCTCGGTGTTTAtctctttcaaaagaaag CGGCACAGAGCCGAGAGCTGG CAGCAAAAAAGGATGCAAAGCTGG tgaaaCAAGCTGCAGAGATAG aggaaaaagattCAAGACTGG CCGAACAAGCTGCCGAGCTGG agaaacaagctgcagagctgg CATGGAGAAGTTGTCTTCTGCCTCAAAATAGAG tgaAGGTGACCCTGGATCCGCACACGGCTCATCCCCTGCTTGTCCTGTCTCAGGACCACATGAGTGTGAAATGGGAAAGTACATGGCAGCAGGTGCCTGACACGCCGGAGAGATTTGGCTGTTGGTGCTGCACGCTGGGCCGTGAGGAGTTCAGAGAGGGGAGGCACTgctgggaggtggaggaggagggggagaggggaaagtaTTCACGGTGGGCTGTGGGAGTGGCCAGGGCATctgtgaagaggaagaaatggatCGACATGAGCCCCGAAGGAGGGATCTGGGCTGTGCAGTACAAAGAGGGGCAGCTCATGTCTCTCAcatctcctcccacccccttgtccctgtcccctgtccccacgaGGATCTGGGTCTGTCTCGACTGTACCCAGCAGCAGGTGTCTTTTATCAACGCTGACAACGGGGTGGAGATCTTCACTTTCACAGCAGCCACCTTCAATGGGGAGAACATCCGCCCCTGGTTCCTGTTGTGGTCACAGGGAATTCAGCTGTGCCTGAGGGACAGCACCCCCCagaccctgtccccagccctggggggctcctgcccttctccagcCACTCCTGCATCACCTCTCCTtggtcctgcaggagcagcacagaaatga